The Vibrio ishigakensis genome has a window encoding:
- a CDS encoding TolC family protein, producing the protein MCAVLALPVSAESVTFSQAWQMVQSDNNGLAASQANVSRYQNLQAGKKSLNLPSVTLSANYTRLDDDVTLDGNQIVESTGNTAPAALQPLLGGIVSTIAEKDVFTSSIRAVWPIFTGGKIISAQSIAEAQTDEARAQLEMDRQAKYEDLAKYYFGVVLSKQVVQTYASVEKGLEQHAEFAAKLQQQGQIARVERLQADASLAKARVDRKKAERDLEIATSALTQILNQSQTVTPSTELFTNDTLPPLSAFTDETLTTYPGLSILDAKERQAKGLTKVEKGKYYPDVYLYGDYSLYEDDSLAAQLRPDWFVGIGVNVPLLENSGRSSNLEAAHSAVLQISHLRAQAKQDLSVLVQKTYLEAEQSREEVEGLNASIELAQENLRLRKKAFSQGLSNSLDVVDAELYLASIQTQQHVAEFNYLISLNKLLALSGKMNTFEQYENRKVVQTGAASNGE; encoded by the coding sequence ATGTGTGCTGTGCTCGCCTTGCCTGTCAGTGCAGAGTCGGTGACCTTTAGCCAAGCCTGGCAGATGGTGCAGTCGGACAATAATGGCCTGGCCGCTAGCCAAGCAAACGTCTCCCGCTATCAAAACCTGCAGGCGGGCAAGAAAAGCCTCAACCTGCCCTCGGTCACCTTGAGTGCTAATTACACTCGCCTCGATGATGATGTCACTCTAGATGGCAATCAGATTGTTGAGAGTACAGGTAATACCGCACCTGCAGCACTTCAGCCTCTTCTAGGAGGGATCGTCTCGACCATAGCTGAGAAGGATGTATTCACCTCTTCTATCCGTGCGGTATGGCCGATCTTCACCGGTGGTAAGATCATCTCCGCGCAATCCATCGCAGAAGCGCAAACCGATGAGGCAAGAGCGCAACTGGAAATGGATCGTCAGGCCAAATATGAAGATCTTGCCAAGTATTATTTTGGAGTGGTGCTGTCAAAACAGGTGGTACAGACCTATGCCTCTGTAGAAAAGGGGTTAGAGCAACATGCAGAGTTTGCCGCCAAGCTCCAACAGCAGGGCCAAATAGCCCGAGTTGAGAGACTGCAGGCGGATGCTTCTCTTGCTAAAGCGCGCGTGGATAGAAAGAAAGCCGAACGCGATTTAGAGATCGCCACCAGCGCCCTAACTCAGATCTTGAATCAATCTCAAACCGTGACACCTTCCACTGAGCTGTTTACTAACGACACCTTGCCTCCGTTGAGTGCCTTTACCGATGAAACCTTAACCACCTACCCTGGGCTTTCGATTCTTGATGCCAAAGAGCGTCAGGCAAAAGGGCTGACCAAGGTGGAGAAGGGCAAGTATTACCCAGATGTCTATCTCTATGGTGACTACAGCCTGTATGAAGACGACTCTTTGGCTGCGCAGTTAAGGCCTGACTGGTTTGTGGGCATCGGGGTGAATGTGCCACTTCTAGAAAATAGCGGTCGCTCAAGTAATCTAGAGGCGGCGCACAGTGCTGTTTTACAGATCTCTCACCTGCGCGCACAGGCAAAACAAGACCTGTCAGTGTTAGTGCAAAAGACCTATTTAGAGGCGGAGCAGTCTCGAGAAGAGGTAGAGGGTCTCAATGCCAGTATTGAGCTTGCCCAAGAGAACCTGCGTCTTCGTAAGAAAGCCTTTAGTCAGGGCTTATCCAATTCTTTGGATGTGGTGGATGCCGAGTTGTATCTAGCCAGCATTCAGACTCAGCAACATGTAGCTGAGTTTAATTATCTGATTTCTTTAAATAAGTTGCTCGCTCTTAGCGGAAAGATGAACACCTTTGAGCAGTACGAAAATCGTAAAGTGGTACAAACAGGAGCGGCTTCCAATGGAGAATAA
- the bluB gene encoding 5,6-dimethylbenzimidazole synthase, producing the protein MKISDAERDALYKVIHSRRDVRNDFTQQPIPEDVLQRILLAAHHAPSVGFMQPWDFILVTEEETKAEIKKGYEAARLESAEQFSKDKQGQYKSFKLEGIMEAPLGICVTCDKERNGPIVIGRTIKPEMDVYSTVCAIQNMWLAARAENIGLGWVSIIHDDVLRLTLNIPEELEIIGYLCLGYVTKFKDKPELEDFGWLPRENLDQLIHKEKWSKKRD; encoded by the coding sequence GTGAAGATTAGTGATGCTGAAAGGGATGCACTGTATAAAGTGATCCACTCGCGCAGAGACGTACGCAACGACTTTACCCAACAGCCAATACCAGAAGATGTCTTGCAGCGAATCCTGCTGGCAGCACACCACGCCCCCAGCGTTGGATTCATGCAGCCTTGGGACTTTATCTTGGTTACTGAAGAAGAGACTAAGGCTGAGATAAAGAAAGGATATGAGGCTGCGCGCTTGGAGTCGGCTGAGCAGTTCTCTAAAGATAAACAAGGGCAATACAAGAGCTTTAAGCTCGAAGGGATCATGGAAGCGCCCCTCGGTATTTGTGTAACCTGCGACAAAGAGCGAAATGGACCGATCGTTATCGGACGTACCATAAAGCCGGAAATGGATGTCTACAGCACGGTTTGTGCCATCCAAAATATGTGGCTGGCGGCTCGTGCAGAAAACATTGGCTTGGGCTGGGTGAGTATCATCCACGATGATGTCCTGCGTCTTACTCTAAACATCCCTGAAGAGCTGGAGATCATCGGCTATCTCTGTCTTGGCTATGTGACCAAATTTAAAGATAAACCTGAACTTGAAGACTTCGGTTGGCTTCCTCGAGAGAACCTAGACCAGCTGATCCACAAAGAAAAGTGGTCTAAGAAAAGGGACTAG
- a CDS encoding ankyrin repeat domain-containing protein has product MRVLKPLLTSALSIGLLVTAQPALATENSTSKLGALYQPVVEHDVYRNLTAIHLAVVNGDMEEVKKLLAEGADVNALDPLMGNAPIHFAAQAHNLPMLKLLVENGAFVNLQSVRLGASPLMLAVWYRNIEGVEYLLSLPDTDTSLIAAFGMSAQDFNDFGPNPEDKAAIADIAEINRLFDERTERINQQAATDSAIFSALVLDTESSDKQKLEKIKLLIESGSDVNAVSPVLKVGSDFHTALLVAARNGNYEIAKALLDAGADQTIPGNYMAAIPLHKAAYFGRADMLKLLSQYEGFDEVKDAMGPNNGYTPLHDAIWHGHTEAAKVLIEAGADTSIVAYDGLTPKDLAQQFGYQDIVELIDEAK; this is encoded by the coding sequence ATGAGAGTTCTAAAGCCACTTCTAACCTCTGCACTATCTATTGGCTTACTGGTTACAGCCCAACCTGCTTTGGCTACAGAAAACAGCACAAGCAAGCTAGGAGCCCTTTACCAACCGGTTGTAGAGCATGATGTTTATCGAAACCTGACGGCGATCCATCTTGCTGTGGTTAATGGCGATATGGAAGAAGTGAAAAAGCTATTAGCTGAAGGTGCAGATGTGAATGCGCTTGATCCTCTAATGGGTAACGCCCCAATCCACTTTGCTGCGCAGGCTCATAACCTACCTATGTTAAAACTCTTGGTTGAGAATGGCGCGTTCGTGAACCTGCAATCGGTTCGTTTAGGTGCATCACCTCTGATGTTAGCGGTGTGGTACAGAAACATTGAAGGCGTAGAGTATCTGCTTAGCCTTCCTGATACAGATACCTCGCTAATTGCGGCATTTGGTATGTCGGCGCAAGATTTTAATGACTTTGGCCCAAATCCAGAGGATAAAGCTGCCATAGCTGATATCGCTGAGATCAATCGTCTATTTGATGAACGCACCGAGCGTATTAATCAACAAGCCGCCACAGATAGCGCCATCTTCTCGGCGCTGGTTTTGGATACAGAGTCGAGCGATAAACAAAAACTAGAGAAAATTAAACTGCTCATTGAGTCAGGCTCAGATGTAAATGCGGTATCGCCTGTACTTAAAGTAGGGAGTGACTTCCATACTGCGCTATTGGTAGCGGCAAGAAACGGGAACTACGAGATTGCCAAAGCACTTCTCGATGCAGGTGCCGATCAAACCATTCCGGGTAACTACATGGCGGCAATTCCTTTGCACAAAGCAGCTTACTTCGGTCGTGCGGATATGCTGAAGCTTCTTTCTCAGTATGAAGGTTTTGATGAGGTTAAAGATGCTATGGGCCCAAATAACGGCTACACCCCTTTGCATGATGCAATCTGGCACGGTCATACCGAAGCTGCAAAGGTGCTTATTGAAGCAGGCGCTGACACTAGCATAGTGGCCTATGATGGTTTGACTCCAAAAGATCTAGCACAGCAGTTTGGCTATCAAGATATCGTTGAGCTTATTGATGAAGCTAAGTAA